Proteins encoded by one window of Engraulis encrasicolus isolate BLACKSEA-1 chromosome 21, IST_EnEncr_1.0, whole genome shotgun sequence:
- the zgc:77880 gene encoding zf-DHHC domain-containing protein, whose protein sequence is MASIRCRRDPCGFICLLLTYFSVFYADYVVIQYVLIPAYSGSIWCTLHGSVFNVILLLLLACHSKAVFSDPGMVPLPDTAIDFSDLRSQSNRMNERGCEGWTVCSRCETYRPPRAHHCRVCQRCIRRMDHHCPWINNCVGELNQKYFIQFLFYTGMASLYSLVLVVSAWVWRIRSEREEEAGDRDKEGEESPSKHLIVAHYIILLVESILFGVFVLVIFYDQLVSIITDETPIEQMKNKLMKDRANGTPPAHNTHTRKPKLALLREVFGRGSVLCWLLPLHSAPPTVGGITYSALPDYDV, encoded by the exons ATGGCTTCTATTCGCTGTCGGCGAGACCCGTGTGGATTCATTTGTTTATTATTGACGTATTTTAGCGTTTTTTATGCTGACTATGTGGTTATTCAATATGTACTCATCCCTGCCTATTCCGGAAG TATTTGGTGTACGCTACACGGTTCAGTGTTCAATGTGATCTTGCTGCTGCTTCTTGCATGCCACTCCAAGGCAGTGTTCTCTGATCCAG GGATGGTGCCCCTGCCTGACACGGCAATCGACTTCTCAGACCTGAGATCGCAATCCAACCGCATGAATGAGAGG GGTTGTGAGGGGTGGACGGTGTGCAGCAGGTGTGAGACATACAGGCCCCCGCGGGCGCACCACTGCAGGGTGTGTCAACGCTGCATCAGACGCATGGACCACCACTGTccctg GATAAACAACTGTGTTGGGGAGCTCAACCAAAAATACTTCATTCAGTTTCTCTTTTACACGG GCATGGCCAGTCTGTACTCCTTGGTATTGGTGGTGTCTGCGTGGGTTTGGAGGATCCgcagcgagagagaggaggaggcaggagaccGGGACAAGGAAGGAGAGGAGTCGCCCAGCAAACATCTCATCGT GGCACACTATATCATCCTTCTGGTGGAGTCTATTCTGTTTGGTGTGTTCGTGCTGGTGATATTTTATGATCAG ctcgTTTCCATCATCACGGATGAGACTCCCATCGAGCAGATGAAGAACAAGCTGATGAAGGACAGAGCCAACGGCACGCCTCCAGCccacaacacgcacacgcgcaagccCAAACTGGCTCTGCTGAGAGAGGTCTTTGGGAGAG ggtCTGTGCTGTGTTGGCTGCTACCTCTTCACTCTGCTCCTCCCACTGTCGGAGGAATAACCTACTCGGCCCTACCTGACTACgacgtctga